From the Thioalkalivibrio sp. XN279 genome, the window TATTGCTCTGGTTCGAGAGCAATGGTTCGTAACGGCACAGGCGGGAGGCGCCACCCTATTCTCTCCAGCAACCCCCCAGTCGACGCCTTGCCGGCCCTGCGCCGGGAGATGCGCCTGCGGCGCCGGGCGCTGAGCGGCAGCCGGCGCACGCTGGCTACGCGCGCGATCATCGCGCGCATCCGGCGCCTGCCCGCCTTCCATGCCGCGCGCCGCATCGCCCTGTTCTGGCCCGCGGATGGCGAACCCGACCTGAGAGCGCTGGCGGCACATGCATGGGGGCGCGGGAAGCGCCTTTACCTGCCGGTGGTCGGCCATGCGGGCGCCATGCGCTTTGCGCCGTGGAGCAGCCAAGGCCGGCTGCGCCGCAACAGCTTCGGCATCCCCGAGCCGGTCGGCCGGCGCAAAGTCGGCGTTGCCGGGCTCGACCTGGTCATCATTCCGCTGGTGGCGTTCGATGCGCACTGCAACCGGCTCGGCATGGGCGGCGGTTACTATGATCGCGCGCTGCAGCGCCGCTGGCGCCGCCCCGTACTCATCGGGGCCGCCTTCGCCCTGCAACAGGTCGGCACACTGCCGCAACAACCCTGGGACGTACCGTTGCACCTCGTGGTCACTGAACGAGGTCTGCACAAGAGAGGAACACGAGCATGAATTACTGGCTGATGAAGTCGGAACCGGAGGCGTTCTCCATCGACGACCTGGCGCGGGCGCCGCAGAAGACGACCTGCTGGGATGGCGTACGCAATTACCAGGCGCGCAACATGCTCCGCGACCAGATGAAAAAAGGCGACCTCGCCTTTTTCTATCACTCGAACTGCGAGGTGCCGGGCATCGCCGGCATCGTCGAAATCGTGCGCGAGGGCTATCCCGACCACACGGCATTCGATCCCGAAGACCACCACTTCGATGCCAAGAGCGATCCGGAAAATCCACGCTGGTTCATGGTCGACGTGAAGCTAAAGAAGAAGTTCTCACGCGTCGTAAGTCTGCGCGAACTGAAGTCTTGCGCCGACAAGTCACTGTCCGGGTTCCAGTTGCTTGCCAAGGGCAACCGCTTGTCGGTGATGCCGGTGACTGCGCTGCAATGGAAATTCATCGAATCGCTTTCGCAAGGCAAATAGCTGGCGAAATCGATATCCTCAAGACTCTTTACACGACACGGCGGGTTGTCGCGGGCGCGACCGCGCCGCGGCACTCGAGATGCCGGACGAAAGAATGCGTTGATATGTTTGCTGGAAGTTTCGCGTTGTTGTATATACAGCAGCGCGAACCCACTACACGGAGATGATCATGGCTGCTGCATCAAAGAAGAAGGCTGCCAGCAAGAAGAAACCGGCTTCTCGCAAGAAGGCAGTTGCGAAGAAGAAGCCGGTTGCTCGCAAGAAGGCGGTCGCGAAGAAGCCTGCTGCGAAGAAGAAGGCGGTAGCAAAGAAGAAGCCTGCGGCGAAGAAGAAGCCGGCTGCCAAGAAGAAGCCTGCGGCGAAGAAGAAGCCTGCGGCGAAGAAGAAGCCTGCGGCGAAGAAGAAGCCTGCGGCGAAGAAGAAGCCCGCTGCCAAGAAGAAGCCGGCTACGAAGAAGAAAGTAGCCTCGAAGAAGAAGGTGGCTTCCAAGAAGAAGTAGGCGTATCCGTCTCGCGGCCCCGGCTGTTTCCGGGGCCATAGCGAAATTCGAGGGCCGGGTCCGCGCTAAGCGGCTCGGCCCTCGCTTTATTCGGCACCTGATAACTGGAGGCAAGACGAAACCATGGACCAGGACAGCAAGAAAACCGCAGTGGGCCGCGCCGCAGCGGCCGAGGTGCCGGACGGATGCCGGCTGGGTGTCGGCACGGGATCGACCGTCAACCGCTTCATCGATGCGCTGGCAGAGCGCGGCGTGGCGCTGGCCTGCGTCGTATCGAGCTCCGAGGCCACCACGACCCGTCTGCAGGGACACGGGATCGCCGTCAGCGATTTGAACAGCACCGGCGACCTGGATCTCTACATCGACGGCGCTGACGAGATCGACGGCGCCGGCCACATGATCAAGGGCGGGGGCGGCGCCCTGACGCGCGAGAAAATCGTCGCGGCCGCCTCACGACGCTTCATCTGCATCGTCGACGACAGCAAGGTCGTGCGGGTGCTCGGCGATTTCCCCTTGCCGGTGGAGGTCATCCCGATGGCGCGCTCCTACGTTGCGCGCCAGATGGTCAAGCTCGGCGGCCTGCCCGAATACCGCGAGGGATTCGTCACCGACAACGGCAACGTGATCCTCGACGTGCGCCACCTCGATATCGTCGACCCGGTGCGACTGGAAGACCGTATCAACAGCATCCCCGGGGTGGTCACCGTCGGCATCTTCGGACACCAGAAAGCCCACCTTACGCTGGCCGCGACCGACGACGGCGTGCGCCGCATCGAATACTGAGCCAAAAAAAAACGGGGCCCCTTGCGGGGCCCCGTTTTCTCGTTTGGCTGGGGGACCAGGATTGACTCGGGCCTGCGGCCCTCGCCCTGCGGGCGGCGTCGCTTCGCTCCACCGTCTGGTCGCCGCGCTGACGCGCAGCTCCCGATCGAACCTGAGGTTCTAATCCTGCTCCCCCAACGAAAAAACGGGGCCCCTTGCGGGGCCCCGTTTTCTCGTTTGGCTGGGGGACCAGGATTCGAACCTGGGTTGACGGAGTCAGAGTCCGTAGTCCTACCGCTAGACGATCCCCCAATTCGGGAAGCGCGTTGCTCTGCTCAGCGCTTCGAGTACTGGGTGGCGCGACGCGCCTTGCGCAGGCCGACCTTCTTGCGCTCCACCTCGCGCGCATCGCGGGTGACGAACCCGGCCTGGCGCAGCGACGTCTTCAGCGACGGGTCGTAGTCTACCAGCGCCCGCGTCAGGCCATGGCGGATGGCGCCGGCCTGGCCGGTGGTGCCGCCGCCGTGCACGGTCACTTCCACGTCGAAGCGATCGTCCATGCGGGTCAGCTCGAGCGGCTGGCGCACGATCATGCGTGCCGTCTTGCGCCCGAAGAACTCGTCAAGCGGCTTGCTGTTGACCGTGATAGTGCCCTTGCCGGGGCGGATGTACACCCGCGCCGTGGAGGTCTTGCGACGGCCGGTGCCGTAATTCATGTCGATGCTCATATCTTTACCTGGCGAGCTCAGATCTCCAGCGCCTGGGGCTGCTGGGCCTGATGGGTGTGTTCCGCACCGGCGAAGATGCGCAGCTTCTTCAGCATCTGTCGACCGAGCGAGTTCTTCGGCAGCATGCCCTTCACGGCTTCCTCGAGCACCTGCTCAGGGGCGCGCTGCAGGCGCTTGTCCAGCGTCTCGGACTTCATGTGGCCGATGTAGCCGGTGTGGTGGTAGTACACCTTGTCCGACATCTTCTTGCCGGTGACGCGCACCTTGTCGGCATTGATGACCACGAT encodes:
- a CDS encoding EVE domain-containing protein is translated as MNYWLMKSEPEAFSIDDLARAPQKTTCWDGVRNYQARNMLRDQMKKGDLAFFYHSNCEVPGIAGIVEIVREGYPDHTAFDPEDHHFDAKSDPENPRWFMVDVKLKKKFSRVVSLRELKSCADKSLSGFQLLAKGNRLSVMPVTALQWKFIESLSQGK
- the rpiA gene encoding ribose-5-phosphate isomerase RpiA, encoding MDQDSKKTAVGRAAAAEVPDGCRLGVGTGSTVNRFIDALAERGVALACVVSSSEATTTRLQGHGIAVSDLNSTGDLDLYIDGADEIDGAGHMIKGGGGALTREKIVAAASRRFICIVDDSKVVRVLGDFPLPVEVIPMARSYVARQMVKLGGLPEYREGFVTDNGNVILDVRHLDIVDPVRLEDRINSIPGVVTVGIFGHQKAHLTLAATDDGVRRIEY
- a CDS encoding 5-formyltetrahydrofolate cyclo-ligase, whose product is MPALRREMRLRRRALSGSRRTLATRAIIARIRRLPAFHAARRIALFWPADGEPDLRALAAHAWGRGKRLYLPVVGHAGAMRFAPWSSQGRLRRNSFGIPEPVGRRKVGVAGLDLVIIPLVAFDAHCNRLGMGGGYYDRALQRRWRRPVLIGAAFALQQVGTLPQQPWDVPLHLVVTERGLHKRGTRA
- the rpsI gene encoding 30S ribosomal protein S9; translation: MSIDMNYGTGRRKTSTARVYIRPGKGTITVNSKPLDEFFGRKTARMIVRQPLELTRMDDRFDVEVTVHGGGTTGQAGAIRHGLTRALVDYDPSLKTSLRQAGFVTRDAREVERKKVGLRKARRATQYSKR
- the rplM gene encoding 50S ribosomal protein L13, giving the protein MKTFSAKPETVRRDWFVVDASGKTLGRLATELARRLRGKHKPEFTPHVDTGDYIVVINADKVRVTGKKMSDKVYYHHTGYIGHMKSETLDKRLQRAPEQVLEEAVKGMLPKNSLGRQMLKKLRIFAGAEHTHQAQQPQALEI